One region of Polypterus senegalus isolate Bchr_013 chromosome 11, ASM1683550v1, whole genome shotgun sequence genomic DNA includes:
- the si:dkey-106g10.7 gene encoding uncharacterized protein C11orf95 isoform X3 has protein sequence MEHHKEEEEPPARTRCREEDERNVADTSDSEMTTSRRLGNGKTVFQGKGNKVNGEPEELKSSTEQSTPLQDIMSQEEKASYWRRSQQTTKSVSSSSPPYLLSVSSSCGTWKQGDHREERASRPGRSRIPGRDHRRYYHEYWRTEYLMDFEPQRHGMICMVCGSSLATLKLSTIKRHIRQKHPDSLLWSQADKDVIRSGWEAHLSLEGGWRPSTSLPLRAQRSTELVDCARQSVGKISSCTPKKSINRITRQQCSDLVSGVHEPLEQSPSGTGSRTLERYLNDSLHTWFRQEFLMDYHVDANKLVCMVCGIELPSLHLEDIKSHVLDIHPNSLIYTTEEKRSILQTWDSRSKEGEGSSLVHSNQYSSNTGATFPADMDRIDNFDVSVKSEPETEDEDCQVSTVCHNNNLTAQDHGNLTLSTTSSSLNSEKHNKIGNSDTWEHTVNMAHKQFLVSAKGLEHCDQERWRLDYLVDYNWKTQGLVCMVCCETLPDVKMNVIKRHIHECHPETATLGLAEREAVAAAWSKELQTKAQTKLSDTITASSSTLSGRLKNAMMMRLSVHNTVSIMSGSSCSREDR, from the exons GTAAGGGTAACAAGGTAAATGGAGAACCTGAAGAGTTAAAGTCCTCCACAGAACAAAGTACTCCTCTCCAAGACATCATGTCTCAGGAAGAAAAAGCCAGTTACTGGCGTAGAAGCCAACAAACCACAAAatcagtttcttcttcttctcctccttatcttctttctgtttcttcctCCTGTGGGACATGGAAACAAGGAGACCACAGAGAAGAGCGGGCATCACGACCTGGCAGAAGCCGAATCCCAGGTCGGGATCACAGGAGGTATTACCATGAATACTGGCGCACAGAGTACCTGATGGACTTTGAACCACAGAGACATGGCATGATTTGCATGGTCTGTGGAAGCTCACTAGCTACATTAAAGCTGAGCACCATCAAGAGGCACATTCGTCAGAAGCATCCCGATTCCCTGCTGTGGAGTCAGGCTGATAAGGATGTAATCCGCTCTGGTTGGGAGGCTCATCTTTCTCTGGAAGGTGGATGGAGGCCCAGCACTTCTTTACCCTTAAGAGCCCAAAGGAGTACTGAGCTGGTGGACTGTGCACGTCAATCTGTTG GAAAGATCAGCTCTTGTACACCCAAGAAGAGTATCAACCGTATCACTAGACAGCAGTGTTCAGATCTGGTGAGTGGAGTCCATGAGCCACTGGAGCAATCTCCCTCTGGTACAGGATCTCGCACGCTGGAACGCTACCTCAATGACTCGCTGCATACGTGGTTTCGACAAGAGTTTCTCATGGATTATCATGTTGATGCCAACAAGcttgtgtgcatggtgtgtggcaTTGAGTTGCCTTCTCTTCATTTGGAGGATATCAAAAGCCATGTCCTAGACATTCATCCTAACTCCCTAATCTATACAACTGAGGAAAAACGTAGCATTCTGCAGACCTGGGACAGCAGAAGTAAGGAGGGAGAGGGAAGCAGCTTGGTACACAGCAACCAATACAGCAGCAACACAG GAGCTACCTTTCCAGCTGACATGGATCGGATTGATAACTTTGATGTCTCCGTAAAATCAGAGCCTGAAACAGAAGATGAAGACTGCCAAGTTAGTACTGTATGTCACAATAACAATTTAACTGCACAAGATCATGGAAATCTTACACTAAGTACTACAAGTTCCAGTCTGAATTCTGAGAAACACAATAAAATTGGCAATAGTGATACATGGGAGCATACCGTTAACATGGCCCACAAACAGTTTCTTGTCTCTGCTAAAGGTCTGGAACACTGTGATCAAGAGAGGTGGCGACTTGATTATTTGGTGGATTACAACTGGAAGACCCAGGGGCTTGTGTGCATGGTATGTTGTGAGACGCTTCCTGATGTCAAAATGAATGTAATCAAAAGGCACATCCATGAGTGTCATCCAGAAACTGCCACACTGGGACTCGCAGAACGAGAGGCAGTGGCAGCAGCATGGAGTAAAGAGTTGCAAACTAAAGCACAGACAAAACTGTCTGATACTATCACAGCTTCTTCAAGCACACTTTCAG GAAGACTGAAGAATGCAATGATGATGCGGCTTTCTGTGCACAACACTGTCAGTATAATGAGTGGGAGCTCCTGCAGTAGAGAAGATCGCTGa